In Natranaerobius thermophilus JW/NM-WN-LF, the genomic stretch GTTACCCCTTTCGCGATTTCTTTTTTTATTTGATTGTCTACTACTAGCAGTTCAAATACAGCCTTTCTCCCTTGATATCCTGTTCCATTACATATTCTACAACCTCTGCCTCTAAAAAAATTAGGTAAATAAGATATATGATTGGCATGAGCTTCATAAAAGTTAAGTTCTTGAAAACTAGGCTGATATAGTTCTTTACAATGATTACAAATTTTCCTAACCAATCTCTGAGACAAAATACCTTTAATAGAAGAGTTCAATAAATACATGGGAATCCCCATATCAATTAATCTTGATAAAGCTCCTATTGAATTTGAAGTGTGTAGTGTGGAAAAAACTAAATGACCAGTCAATGAGGATCTGACTGCTATCCGTGCCGTTTCCAAATCTCTGATTTCACCTATCATAATTATATCGGGATCTTGCCGTAGAATAGACCTTAATCCAATTGCGAAGGTTAATCCAGCTTTCTCATTCATTTCCACTTGATTAACACCTGGTAGTTGGTATTCTACAGGGTCTTCCACAGTAATTATATTTTTTTCTGGTGAATTTATCCAACTAAGTGATGAGTATAAAGTCGTTGTCTTTCCACAGCCCGTAGGTCCAGTCACTAATATCATGCCAGAACTATCAGCCAACATAGCCTTGTATTGACTTAATTCTTTATCTTTAAACCCAAGTTTGTCCAAAGGAAAAATAATTTTTTCTTTGTAAAGTAATCTGATCACTATTTTTTCACCAAATATAGTGGGTAGTGCTGATGCTCTTAAATCTATGTTCTGTTCTTGACTTGTAAATTCACATCGTCCATCTTGCGGTAATCTTTTCACAGTTATATCCATATTGGTCATTATTTTTATCCGTGATATCAACAGTTCTTGAGTGTGCTTGGGAAAACAGGTTATTTGACGCATCATCCCATCAACTCTAAATCTAACTAACATGTCACTACTAGTTGGTTCAAAATGTATATCACTAGCTTCTTGATCAATGGCTAATTTTATTACTGTATCTATAATTTTTATAGCAGGAGCTTCATTTTCAAAATTTAAATTTTGATCACTGTTTTTATTATCTATAATATTGGTAACAGATTCTTTGGAAATTAACTGCACTTCTTTTTCTACCACTTCTTTGATATCAAAAAATCTTTTAATCTCTCTGTCAATTTCTCCGGGAGTAGCCAACCATATTTCAACTTCTTTACCTGTTATTAACTTAATTTCATCTATAATTAAAATATTCAATGGTTCAGATGTAGCTATAGCAACATTATTCTGATTTAGTTTAAATGGAAATATTCGATTTTGTTCAACGATATGGAAGGGAAGTATATAGGCAGTATCATTTTCGACACAATAATCTGACAATTCTATTCGCGGTAAACCTAATTTTTTTTCTAACAATTGAACCCACGCATTCTCACTTATAAATTGTAAATCTATTACTATCGAACTCAATCTGTTACCTGTACGCTTTTGAACAATTAGTGCTTCATTGAGTTGAGCTTTTGAAAGTATGTTGTAATCAATCAATAGTTTTTCTATACTGATCTGGTTGTTTGAAATTGTTATGCACCTCCGACAAGTGAAAGTAATACTTTATTCTACATAATTTTCCAAAACCCTCTTTACTCTAAAAATAAAAAAAAAAGCTCTAAATTACCAATTTAGAGCTTTTTTCATGATCTTAACAGGAGCTTCTTCTCCGGTCCATTTTTCAAAAGACAATATACCCTGATATAAAAGCATCCCCGAGCCATCGGATATTTCTATACCAGGTCTAGCTATTTGCTGTAGATAGGGACCCAGTTGTTCGCCATAGCGTAAATCGACCACTGCTGTTCTTGTATCAATTGTTTCAAGAGTTTGTAAACTTTGCACAATATACTCGGGCGGGTCAGTCGGTATAGAATTAATGATCAAATTGCTTTCTTTTAAAACTCCAATAAGACAACTGGGTTCCAATGAAACAGCTTTTAAATGGGTTTTTACATGTCCATACAGTTTTTTGAATTGATCTTCTGTTATTGCTTGATTTAATCTCTCTACTAATTTATCTGCTCTATTTAAGTTTCGATTAACTATGACAATGCTATTTGGTGCTCTTTTTAACATTCCCATACAGATAGCCCTGGCAGCTCCACCTGCTCCTATAACACATATGTCTTTATTTTTAAGAGTGAAGTTCTTTTCCTTTTCTAAATAAGTTACAAACCCATCTCCGTCTGTATTGTCCCCTGTAATGCTCCCCTCTAGATCATCCAAAATCAAAGTATTAACAGCACCTGCTATCTTAGCTTCCCAAGTCAAATTATCTAAGTAAGGTATAACCTGCTCTTTGTACGGAGAGGTTACATTTCCTCCATTAAAATTTAAAGCTTTCAGTCCATGAATCGCTTCGGCCAACTGAATAGATTCTACATTAAACGCATGATAACACCAATTTAGCCCCATCTCGTGGAAAGCGGCATTGTGCATCACAGGAGAAAGAGAGTGCCCCACTGGATTACCAATCAAAGCCAGTAAACCTTTGGGATTTTTAACCATAATCTCACCACCATTTTCTATTAAATTCATTATCCATAAAAGTTTTGATAGCCTTTTGTTTTAGCATAATATTGTCTAATTTTAAAATATATTAAACCCAAACCAATCCATATAAATAAAGAATACAAAATTAAAGGATCCTCCATGAAAGAAAATACCGCTAAACAGATCACTGCAATAATGGTGAATATTCCCAATCCTATCATTACTCGAGGGGAAAGAGTAAAAGGTGCCTCTTTCAGTTTATCTGGCTCCTGGGCAAGTATCTTTAACCCGGCACCAGCTACCAAGGCCATTCCAATTAAAGTCACTAATGAACTAATCGCTCCCAAATATAAAATTGATAAATCTAGAGAAACAATCAATATCCCTAAAATATAAATTACTGTCAAAGCTATACCAGGAACATTAAAACGGTTTTTCTTAGCTAAAATTACGGGCATATAACCGTCTTCAGATAAACTAGCTAGTAGTCTACAACTGGCAGCATAAATTGAATTAATGGGCATAATTAC encodes the following:
- the aroE gene encoding shikimate dehydrogenase, whose translation is MVKNPKGLLALIGNPVGHSLSPVMHNAAFHEMGLNWCYHAFNVESIQLAEAIHGLKALNFNGGNVTSPYKEQVIPYLDNLTWEAKIAGAVNTLILDDLEGSITGDNTDGDGFVTYLEKEKNFTLKNKDICVIGAGGAARAICMGMLKRAPNSIVIVNRNLNRADKLVERLNQAITEDQFKKLYGHVKTHLKAVSLEPSCLIGVLKESNLIINSIPTDPPEYIVQSLQTLETIDTRTAVVDLRYGEQLGPYLQQIARPGIEISDGSGMLLYQGILSFEKWTGEEAPVKIMKKALNW
- a CDS encoding GspE/PulE family protein, whose amino-acid sequence is MIDYNILSKAQLNEALIVQKRTGNRLSSIVIDLQFISENAWVQLLEKKLGLPRIELSDYCVENDTAYILPFHIVEQNRIFPFKLNQNNVAIATSEPLNILIIDEIKLITGKEVEIWLATPGEIDREIKRFFDIKEVVEKEVQLISKESVTNIIDNKNSDQNLNFENEAPAIKIIDTVIKLAIDQEASDIHFEPTSSDMLVRFRVDGMMRQITCFPKHTQELLISRIKIMTNMDITVKRLPQDGRCEFTSQEQNIDLRASALPTIFGEKIVIRLLYKEKIIFPLDKLGFKDKELSQYKAMLADSSGMILVTGPTGCGKTTTLYSSLSWINSPEKNIITVEDPVEYQLPGVNQVEMNEKAGLTFAIGLRSILRQDPDIIMIGEIRDLETARIAVRSSLTGHLVFSTLHTSNSIGALSRLIDMGIPMYLLNSSIKGILSQRLVRKICNHCKELYQPSFQELNFYEAHANHISYLPNFFRGRGCRICNGTGYQGRKAVFELLVVDNQIKKEIAKGVTKLDDLNFASVWDCLTLVNNALQDVNSGITTLEEVIRITSFQESLKVRK